GATATTTGCCCAAACTGCTGGTTGCCTCTCTTCAATAGTGACAAGTacagttttctcagtttttacatttttgttattgattcttaatttgatcattctctgcagaaaataaaatgggctgttattttatttgaaattaaatatatatgtatacatatggtAACTATACTAATCCGCCTTTGTCTTCTTGCCTCCCTCTATCTCGCTCCTTtctctccttgtgtttctcGTTAGCTGTCACCTGATTTCCTCTTTGGGAGCCACCAGAGGAATGCTGACAATGGCTGGCAGATGAAACAGGTAAAACTTCTCTCTACCTGCTGCACTCACCAGAGGGTATCTAATGCATTTCACCTTGACTTTCACATTATAAAACAAGTCAAAGACTAAAGCGCCCTTTACTTGCTTTACATACTCTCCCTGCACAACAGGATGCATTTGGTTAACAAAATGGGACATCATAGAACTTTTGGTGACTTTGTCACTTTGTGAGATAAAATCCTGCTTCATGGTTTGCGTGCATACAGCATCTGCTTGGCCTGACTCTTCGTCTTTAGAAGAAACCTTTAGATGACAGCCCTTCCTTGCCTTGTGCTTTTCCTTTGCAGGCCCGACTGTTAACATATTCCTGAGCATTTTGTCAGCGTTTTAAGGGCTTTTGGTGGAGGGTGTTTTCCTCATGAAAATCAATGAACTCAAGTCATTAGATTTGCAAAAAGTGCATCTGAGCTGTATTACTGTAGAATATATTAAAGTTATTGCCAGCTATGCTCTTTAGATTCTCAGAGATCAGCATTTATGCATATTAAGGTGGTGAAATAGCAATTCTtggtgtaaaaagaaaagctgttaCCCAAGCAGGTCTTACTGCAACATGTTGCATCACAGTGGGGTGTGGGTGCACTTGGTTTAAAGCCCTTTTAAAGGCCTACTCTTAGCAAAGAAGCAGATTTGGCTCTTAGTGCTAATCCTCCACATGAGGAGATGGCAAACATTAGGAGGGATATTTAGTCTGATTGTTGGAACTAGGTTACATGGATTGGGAAGTAAACTCATTTGTGGCTTTTGCTGCATGAAAAGTTAAAGTAGTGTGAATTTGTGCATCCGTTGTTTTTGTACACACAAGGGATTGTAAGCCTCAGCAGTTTGTCTGTTAAGTGCAGAGGCATGTATTGTGCCTCATTGTGTCTCTGGCAAACTCATTTGTCCCCATCGGTGTAAAAAGTTCAGTGTGGATGCTCATTGTGTTGGAGTGCTGTGTAAATATAGAAATGTGTATGTGACACTGTTGTGCAAGTAGAGCTACTGCTACGTTGTTCTTCCTCAGTTGATTAAACTATATACAATTAAATTCTGACCTCAACCTAACACAACAGAGAGAACTGAGAGTCAAAGGCTAAACCTCTCAGAGAGCTGATGCTGGGATACATCCGTATAATTTGCTGCTGCAGAGTGAGGTGAAGGATATGCAAATGGACAAATGATGGCAATAAAATATCTATTTTACATCTTTTTATAGACTTTTATGCATCTCTGTCAGAGAAAAGTGCAAAGATCAGAATCGTTATCTTGACAAAATATATTTGTCAACAAGGCCACTGTGGGTGCCAGCCCAGCTCACAGgttgaatgggttaaatgcagccGTGTGACCCTAACCTGACACCCGTTGCTGCATGTCTGTCCAAActctttgtttctctccctGCATTTCTGTCTGTTCTTCACTGTGCTTCAAATAAAAGCGAAAAAGCCCCCCATAAAACAAGCCCACTGCAGCTGACTTGAATTACTACTTTCAGTGTCAGTATGGTTAAACTTTAAAGGTGAAGACCCAATAAAGAGATATCTTTATCATAGCACCTATGAACAGTGAAGATCAGAAGTGTGATGAAGCAGGCTGACTGATTGCGACTCCAGGCTTTGTGTGgctgatgtttttctgttttatttaaactacTAAGCATTAATAAAGAGTCATAGTTGACCTTTGAAAAGCCCTTCAGGGCCTTTGTACTGTTGTACTGTGGTTGCACATTCAGTTATTCAGAACTACACAAGTATATCAGCTCTCAGAGGCTTTAAGTACACCATTTacagatgtgaaaaaaataaaataatagttCAGCAAATTGCTCTTTCCTTTGGTTGTATGTTCCACCCTTTCACAACTCTTCTGAACATTTGACCTTGAAGAGCATGCAGCGTGCTGCCTCCTCTGACACCCTGAGCACGATGGCATTTAGTGACACCAGAACCCAGTGCGATGATTCTGCACCCCTGCATGATGTCAAGCAGCAACTCAACCACTCCCAGTCCATGATCCTGCCCGACAACAAGGTATTTGCCTCCCGAGCACACGCTCCACACAAGCTCATAAAGTGTtttgacagagagaaagaggaaacgGAGATACCCGTCAACAAATAGTTATCGCACAAAACATATGCACATACACAAACGGACAGCTGAGCAGATGACCactgcttcctgtttttcagcTGGTCCAGCAGTGCAGAGATTACTCCCGCAATGTGACCAACATCGTTGTGGAGCCTCCGTCTCCTGCGAGCTCGCCGGACAGTGATGGCTGCACACCGGTGAGAAAACTCCACCTGTTAATTTAAAGCTGAAGTGAAAGCATAtttccatatatatatttatattttttaaggaCTTGGAGAACGTGCTACTAGTTGCTTCTCTCAGCGCAGCAAGCGCTGAAGTTTTGGCTTTCACAGGACAACGAGGCTCTAAGAAATCCAGCGCTGTCAGCCAAATAATTCTTCCTAAAGCGTAAAACTGCAATGCTTATTTTCTAATAATAACAggttgattttttaaaaagtggttcTCCATAACGCATTCCTTTGTTTGCCTTAATGACAATCAACCTTTTCTTTTACTGCATGTGAGGTAGCTGGAGGTTATCCCAGCCATCATAGTGTGAGGGGTGGGTTGCACCCTGTACACATCAGGTGCATGTGCTCTTATTTGCAGGTGTTCTCTTGGTTTACTAACATTTTTCTCATAAAACAGAGCAATTCTAATTTTtgagtattattttttttctaccacAGTTCATTTGCAGAAGAAGTTTAGGTTTGTAGGTCATCAGTGCTTTTATACGCATACCATATTCAACACTTATGAGCCGTAAGTTCATCAATCAGTAAATTTGTTCTTTTACCTTAAACGGGGCCATACCGCAGTGGGAGATTTTAAAGCATTTCCCCTCCTCCTATTTCTTGAATGATGCAACAGCCAAGTTTAATGCGTTTGCAAAGGATGCTGTAATATTACACAGAGGAAAATCCTGCTGTGGTGCTGTAATGTTAAAATTCAACTTGCCCTCACACTCTTctttgtgctcttttttttatttactccaCTCCTGCTTTTTCTGAGCAATGCTGCCAACGTGACACTGTAAATATCTCTGAATACTGCAGATGTTAATGTGCTTTTAAACCCTTTTAATGTGTTTCTAGGAGCTGGAGAAAGCGGGCCTGCTGAACAAGACAAAAATTGCAGAAGGTGGCCGAAAACTGAGGTGAGGCGGCTCTTAGAGAAGatgaaaaaatcattttttttgatTAATTCAGCAAGTATGATTTTGCTAAGTGAATCCCAGCTTATGAGTACATGCATTCTTGTTGGGTTGCAGGAAAAATTGGAGCCCTTCCTGGGTGGTGTTAGTGGGGAacagtttggttttcttcaAGGACCCCAAATCACAGACACCTTCTAGTTGGGTAAGAGCACAGACAGACTCTTTAATTAAGTATTTTAGAAAATGAATACTATTATTAGTTATTGTTTCATAAGAACGCATATGTTGTATTCCTGGGGGTTAAAAAGCTTGTATAACTAGATGAACAAGATATTATAGAGGCCAAATTTTTTGATGCCttggtatatttttttttatgtccctAGCCCACCAAAAAGAAGGCCTTTTATTGCTTGTCTAAACCTGGCTTGAGTGCCTGGATGTGGATTTGTTCATGGCATTGTTTGGTGATTCATTCGTTCTTTTTACCATTATTCCTTTCTACAAGCACCGGTGGTTTAGGGAACACCAGGAGCACTCCTACTATTGATTTTTCCCAGTTATCCAACACTTAtgaatattttttctgttttctttagatGCCAGGATTTTTAAGCCTCCACAGTTGCCatcatgttttggtttttcttaTGTTCATCCCATTCTTGTAAAAGCCTGCTCTTTCTAACAGTCATTGGTAGTTGTAGCCTCCTGTGTTAAAGagcagtttttaatatttttgttcacTGTGCTGTTAAAGTTAAAGAGGTCATGCAGACCAGTTACAGGTGTTATATGTGAAGGTTGGGCAATACAGGCTGCACAACAAAATCCAATTTTTAGAAACAAAAAGTGGTCAATTCAGGCAACTGAGTCAtgagagtaaaagaaaaatgtgtttcttatACGCAGAAACCGGGAAACAGTCGTCCTGAGAGCAGTGTGGATTTAAGAGGAGCAAAACTGCACTGGGCCAACGAGCTGTCCAGCAAGAAGAACGTCTTCAAGGTAAgaaacaaaacccccaaaaagtgaaataaagattGCAAAACCTGCAAGAAACTTTGACAGACCTGTGGTTTCATCCTCTTAAAATCTTTCTCaagaatttttttatttctgtgatcCTGGAAACGAAACACGTCAGTTTCCTTAGCAAAATGTTCCTTTGCGCTGATACACTGGGAATATACACTGGGGCTATTCTGTCAGCAGTGAGGGAAGCGAGAATGGGAAGCTTTCTTTCGCCAGCTCGGTGACCCATTCTGACGAAGAGGAagcagtaaaaatatttttaaagagaaatcTGATAAACTGATGAGCTAATTATAACATTACGGTCAAGCTACTACAACACGTCCAAATAATTAACTTACATGTCAACTTTTGTTAAAGTGGATTCACACAGATGAGTGGGAAAGCCAGTGGAGAGTGGGACAGTGCGTCTGGAGTTAACATGggtcaaatgttttgttttgttttgttagttgaGGACTGTGACAGGCAACGAGTTTCTTCTGCAGTCAGAGACGGACTCGCTGATCAGAGAGTGGTACAGCACCATCCAGAATGTCATCGACAGGCTGGTGAgaaacacacattcactcacagacacacacagctggacAACACAACCCTGTGGGTTTAAATATTACTGTCAGTATGTCTGTCGTTTGCCTTTAGCTACAATATGCATGCTGTTGCTCACTTTGCTCATGCATTTGGAAAATTTTACCTgtaaaactctgtaaaagattttaaataacctcctgtgttttttactttattaaacaatggtgttgttttgtgttatgCTGTTTAATAAACCCTCTGTCTCATATGAGGACATCAaggtttttaaaggaaaaaaaccctgTTGTTCAAAGATGATGGttagtttttaaacttttaaatagGAGAAACTGAAAATGTATCCCAAGAAAGAAGTCATGCCTGAAGAGGTTAAATACTTCTGTTCCATTTCTAAATGTTGGTCTTTTATGACTTACGTAAAGCACTTAAAAATAATCTTTGTCTTGTAGAAAAGCTTCACTGCGGGAAGTtctgcaaaaaatgttttttttttttaatgattcatGTGTGCTAACATAGTTGTTTCCTTTGAACAATGACTAACTTTCCATTCTGCGTTTAGTAAAATCATCTGTTCTATATTTGTCGGTGCGTAAATATTTTTCCGTGAGCTTTCTAAAACCTACTTAAGTGGGCTAATACACCTATGTGCaatgttttcatgtgtctgagcgaacacacaaactccaagtggtcccttggaccactgtgagcaacagcagacgtgtgcactgtggtcacgccagcatcgaatccatccaagttacatggtttattaaagtaatcaaattacagcatttacatttatgttagactacttttaattaactgctttagcccacttacaatgaaaattaaaaagcaatcttgttcatgacctgtgtagtatgttaacactattggaagtaaaaatcacttgaactccaattttgaaaacacaactttcttcttttattttattttattttatttttataaagcgctgacttgtattatgagtctgtggtctgggagagaatcctgtaactctctgtctgcaaaatacagtatataataatgaatgttgggcaattaattatacagttacttcttcaaaaaaagttactgagttttgcaaacaacaaagttttttgcagctgtttacctaaaaatgcagccaagtgcggttttttaaataaacatttcaaactatttacagaacaatcagctgttctgcatcaaatctgatgccacacaaattatttgtgccgctccaaaaaataatttgtccactatgagataaaggagaacaacagcctgatacctgcaggcctgacaacagcagatgtatcactgctgtaacacctgtaacattcagcagtcgcctcattgttctgacacacaacaaaactattgactacactacacactaactacacaataTTTGCGtaaaacgtcacaaatctctcacatctcaaaacaccgccgtcacttctaaaacttcccccttcctaaaaaactaaatgctatgttgccatatcattttttgattggtcgacatggtacatttttccaccagtaggaaagggtgggggtgTTTTGGTTTCGTCtttgctcacaggtggagagcgctttccttataaaacgcagtttttaccgtttcttcctgcagtaaatataaacaacgacagtattcaggaagaaaaccaaacattgcaaatatttttatcataactctggttttacgtggccgatcaacacaatttaaaaactggtataaagtccacacttttcccgtcagttgttccgtctgtcctgctcacatctccaatggttgtacacgttgtcattaacgtggcttcactccacatcagccacgccgctttgctagctaaaacaccggtgtcggcacacaaggacgctgtcatagcctgtcaaccacgttgattagctgcgtatatacgaatgtgaatcgcatcattggctggactatgggataatgtggcatcgttctaatcccatacaggagcagccagtcactgactgactcacactgcaaaacagaattgttgaaattttaattttaatttcaattcaggttagatttttttttctgtgcgcagagaccgtgccagcagtgcgcaattgcgcctGCGcccagcttagagggaacattgcacgtgcatctctgtaatgtcATTAACACACTGCTCCCTCTGGCTGCTTTTCAGGACCGTGAGAATCCGTTAGACAACGTCCTTCTGTACTCTCTGAGGAGGGCGGGCAGCGTGGAGATGCTGGACCAAAGCGGTGACGAGGACGACAGGCGACCATCTCGTAAGCCATCCTCACCTGATGCCTCGCTTCTTTCCCTGATGCCACCATCTAAAAGCCCTCCCTGCCCCCCACTCCACTTTAATCACATCCTTtctctccatcatcatcatcatcgctgTTTTTTCTAAACTTCCACACAGGCTTCTTGCATCCCTCCATCCTGTCTTCCATCCTCTCCTCTATCCAGCCCACTTACATTTTCACCCATCCTCCCTGGCAGATAATCCCCTCGTCCGTCCTCTCCCACCTCCGCCGTCGGCCCGCCCTCCCGCTTTTCATTCTCACCACCATCCCCTCTCATCTGCTTTCCTGCCCCACAGCCGAATGCCCCACActgacctcctcctcttccttctctttcccttcctcctcctcccgctTCCCTCCTTCTGCAGTCCCTCGCTCGACGTCCAACCTggaaaacacagagaggaaaagagTGAAGACGCGGCTGAAGAAGCTGATCCTAAAGAGACCTCCTCTACAGGCCCTGCAGGAGAAAGGGCTCATTAAAGGTGAGATTTCTTTTTGAAGTCGCAGACCATTTAAATGCAAGTATCCTTTATTCAGCAGTATACAGGGTGAATCACAAAGTACATGTTCTCTTTGGCTTAGTTATTAATATTACACGGCTGTGCTCTTACAGCAGAAACTGTTGCCTTTTAACTGAATTCCATCAGAGATAGGCAGCCAGGAAGTCTCAGCATTTATCTATAGTCCAACGATAGTATACAAGTATACAGCACAGGGCATGAGTTGCATTGCATCATCCAGTCTGAGTTAACTTTTCTGGTGGGAACGGAGTCAAACATGAAGGTTTTCTCCCAGAGTGAACAGAAAACTTATCAGTAAATTAACTTGGAGCTCTTACATCATGTCttggttgaaaaaaaaatgtgcatgcaATCATCTGAGAAACACGTCTAAACAGACATAAAAAGCATGTTTGTGTCCACCTGTCATCGGCCCTCAGATCAGGTGTTTGGATGCAGTCTGGAGATGCTctgtgagagggagagaagcaCCGTCCCTCGCTTCGTCAGACTTTGTACTGAAGCTGTGGAAAGGAGAGGTACAGTCGCTGCAAACACACCTCCTGCTAATTTGATTCCCAACTCAAAGTGAACACATGAGAAATCACCCTCAGCCCTGTTTTGAGCGCAGTTTGACAGCAACTCTGAGCTCACGGTCCTCACAGTTCTTTGGCAGAACTCaccaaacacaaagtcactgattGCCCGACAGAAAGCAGACACGAAATGTTCAGATTCGCAGAAGAGATCTTGACAGCTTGGCAGCCTGAAAAAGGTCTAAATGAGAGAAAATTGAGTTGTTTAGAGGCTGTTAAGAAACAATGCAGCGATAAATATTTAAGACACgggagaaaatgtgtgtgttttagggcTTTAAAAACCAGTttgtgatgaataaataaagatctCTTGGGAGCAATACTTTCAGATCAAGACTTTTAACTATGTTTAAGGGTATGGAACAAACTTTAGGACAAAGTAAGCCAAACTTTACTGATAATTTCTGCACATATCATATATAATAATGAAATTAAGAGCATCTGATCTTTTCCCAAGTGTTAGGTATACAGGTTGCCATACTACTAGTTAAAGCAGGATGAAAAATACCCACCTTTTTCTTCGTCTTACCAACTTTTCAAAGCCTGTATGAATTCATTTGAATGTCAGAGATGACTAAGATATTATAATGAGCAATTTATTCACATCTGAGAAGCTTGGACCAGTTGATGATTATTTTAAGTGGTTACATAATTAACTGAttcttcatatttaaaacagattGTAAAGCAATGTGTGGTTTTGGATTATAGTTTAATCTGAATAAATAAGTTGCTggataacaaaaatatttttctaacTTAGAAATGTATCCCGTTCACCAGGCCAGCTTTAGCCAGTAACCAGCTGCAGATTTAGATTTCATGTGACTGAGTGAAGTCAGTTCCAGCAACATGAAACATTAAGTGTTAGCGAGTGACTGGGAAGCGGTGTGCCTTATTTAAAGGTCACGCTACAGTTAACCATTTCACGTGATGgttttacagaaagaaaaatgctcaATAGCAGCGTCAGCGCAGGATACTTATAATCAATATGTCCGAAAGATTAAAATGTCAGGCTTGTTTTACAGCTTCTAATACTGAAAGCAGTGTGAGGAAAGCTGAAACTTAGAGCATTAGTACTCCTTTGTAACTGCTTCATCGAGCAGCATGGTGTGAAACGCGAAGAGGAAGTTTAAATGTATTCATAGGCCTGGTCATATCCATGATTATGCTTTTGCATGAGCACAtgatcagactttttttttaaggttttgaaAACTGCTCTACTTACGTCTCCACTTACGCAACATAACAAACTGCATAACCTCTGCATACTGAATTATTGATTTGCAGAAGATTTGGCTGCCAAGAACAGCAAAACAATGAAGTGAGCTCAGACCGGCTCACAACTGAAGACACAATCTCTATCACTCATGAATCTTAAAAAACATGGTCATGTGATACtttcattttgactttgatTATCTAAGGCAGCGGTGGAGATCCCCTTGTCTAGCATGCTTTGTTTGGTGTGTTGCAGGTCTGGAGACCGACGGCATCTACAGAGTATCAGGAAACCTGGCTGTGATACAGAAACTGCGCTTTCTGGTGAACCACGGTAAGGATGCAGGGGAGGGTGGGAAACTACTGACGATAACTGTTCTGTAATAACAGGGGGGGAATATGAAGAAATTTAGGAGAGGATCAAAGttggcctgtttttttttttttcctttttagcaGAAATGATCTGTTTCAGTCGCTTAAAATCAAGACTAAATTTATCTCATGATGTTTTGTTTCAGAGTGCGTAACATAATGTTTGAAATCAGTCACTGTCCCACACTACACGACATCCTTATGATAACAGACACGGGGAAAAGCTGCCTGAGTAACTGTTGGTTTTTGCAGAGCGAGCGGTGACTACCGATGGCCGTTACATGTTCCCAGCGGAGTTGGTACAAGGTACATTCGGGCAGACAAGGCAAACCGCCGTTTTCACATCTTACTCAGCCTGCTTGGTTTTTGTGCATTATGTGTTGCATAATGTGAACACCTCAGTCAGAACCTCCCAAAAATACTCACCCACAGACTGAAGCGCCGAGCCGAGGCGCAGACGGGCAGcaaacttttctcttttttgtgtggatgtgtgtgttacCATTTGCTTAATGTATGTGTGTCCCTTAGGCTTTTGTGCTTCAAGTTTTCTGATGTAATAATGTGCAGCAGGTTGTACAGCGGCTTCTCACACAGTCCGTGGCTGCCACCAAGTGGCTGAAACAGAGAATCAGCTGCTCGTGAAGCGCTCTACTCCCCCAGCAACATCTCTGATGTTTCACATCATAAGAAAATAGAGATTTGTTGACTGCCGTATATCAATATCAGCCTCAAATTCGTTTCAGTGCCTCTTATAATCCAACATGAGAAGCATTAGTCTGGCTTGTGTCTAAAAAACAAGTGTGCTTTATcctttaaagtgtgtgtgtacttgtgcgccagtgtgtttgtgcttgttaCTTTTACAGAGCATCTCTATCTCCCTCCTGCAGCTACAAGCCTTCATGTTACGCCTCAGTGCTGAAGTGAATTTACACTTTGCTTATGTCAGCCAATCCTGTGACAATTGTGACTCTAAATTTAAACTCTTTGTCTCTGTATGTCGTATCCCTCTCGCCTTTCCTTCACTTCCCCTGACCCCGTCTGGCTGAAtctctcctcatcctcctcctctccctctctgtctcagaGGAGAAGTTGAATTTGGACGAGAGCGAGTGGGAGGACATACATGTCATCACGGGAGCTTTGAAACTCTTCTTTCGCGAGCTTCCCGAGCCCCTCGTGCCGTACGGCTTCTTCACCGACATTGTGGAGACAGTCAGTGAGTAACCAGTTTCAGCCCCGGACTGTTTATTTTGTAATCTGTATAAATATTCTAGATTAGGAGTGTGAAGTTAATTTTCCCACACGACCGGAAAACTGGGACTGCCCTCCACCACAGTCCCTGTTTCCGTTGGGAAAATGAATCGCCCACCCCCATCttgaaa
This DNA window, taken from Astatotilapia calliptera chromosome 5, fAstCal1.2, whole genome shotgun sequence, encodes the following:
- the arhgap9 gene encoding rho GTPase-activating protein 9 isoform X4, giving the protein MLSGSWRRSFGHQQPAAGSVVNSRGMTVCGVPSGTVVLEAQYDYSYRGADGRQVCIREGERFILLKKTNADWWQVRRIGAASKAKPLYVPATYVTEVPIAPMPSPQRLTATASLNTNFRILPRVSLSPSATGATNNEQRQVNKLLYHSMENLNSNSVFQGLKNNTSVDRGHFPTLPLSGFTFASNSPTSSSGHLMVPGSQATSTAETAPTNSRVVPTITRSQSSNNLPENLMENPYDEVGGGFSSRTNHRIPKKSCSQWDVAGASGKNNHLQVPTESYLSQLSWQDSPLYTEKQTEKRQSQPEPPSPAPGEQPLQILGLWEQYCDATTGRWYYVNSITKERSWKPPRRARGQYTNQAGPGQPQTLPRDTSHLSLSLTAAGNGTTHRLSPDFLFGSHQRNADNGWQMKQSMQRAASSDTLSTMAFSDTRTQCDDSAPLHDVKQQLNHSQSMILPDNKLVQQCRDYSRNVTNIVVEPPSPASSPDSDGCTPELEKAGLLNKTKIAEGGRKLRKNWSPSWVVLVGNSLVFFKDPKSQTPSSWKPGNSRPESSVDLRGAKLHWANELSSKKNVFKLRTVTGNEFLLQSETDSLIREWYSTIQNVIDRLDRENPLDNVLLYSLRRAGSVEMLDQSGDEDDRRPSLPRSTSNLENTERKRVKTRLKKLILKRPPLQALQEKGLIKDQVFGCSLEMLCERERSTVPRFVRLCTEAVERRGLETDGIYRVSGNLAVIQKLRFLVNHERAVTTDGRYMFPAELVQGTFGQTRQTAVFTSYSACLVFVHYVLHNVNTSVRTSQKYSPTD